The Carassius gibelio isolate Cgi1373 ecotype wild population from Czech Republic chromosome A24, carGib1.2-hapl.c, whole genome shotgun sequence genome window below encodes:
- the LOC127945855 gene encoding noggin-2-like, producing MGSIPRALPLLLLLLCAHGAAAQHNLRLRPSPSDHLPVPDLREDPDPEHDPREQDLSEKTLRKKLGSHFDSNFMSIHLPAQLNASAPPELPRLPMPADLKKLNLTETPYGRSVKVGKKARRKFLQWLWMYTHCPVLYSWKDLGARFWPRYIKEGNCFSERSCSFPEGMSCKPVKSVTKTFLWWYCQGFLRQKYCTWIPVQYPIISECKCSC from the coding sequence ATGGGCAGCATCCCCCGCGCGCTGCCGCTGCTGTTGTTGCTCCTGTGCGCGCACGGCGCCGCGGCCCAGCACAACTTACGCCTGAGGCCCTCGCCCAGCGACCATCTGCCCGTCCCGGACCTCAGGGAGGACCCCGACCCGGAGCACGATCCACGCGAGCAGGATCTCTCGGAGAAGACGCTGCGCAAGAAGCTGGGCAGCCACTTCGACTCCAACTTCATGTCCATCCACCTGCCCGCGCAGCTGAACGCCAGCGCGCCGCCGGAGCTGCCACGCCTGCCCATGCCCGCCGACCTCAAGAAGCTGAACCTGACGGAGACGCCGTACGGGAGGAGTGTCAAGGTGGGCAAGAAGGCGCGGCGGAAGTTCCTGCAGTGGCTGTGGATGTACACGCACTGTCCGGTGCTGTACAGTTGGAAGGACCTGGGCGCGCGCTTCTGGCCGCGCTACATCAAGGAGGGGAACTGCTTCAGCGAGCGCTCGTGCTCCTTCCCCGAGGGCATGTCCTGCAAGCCGGTCAAATCGGTGACCAAGACCTTTCTGTGGTGGTACTGCCAGGGCTTCCTCCGGCAGAAGTACTGCACGTGGATACCGGTGCAGTACCCCATCATCTCCGAGTGCAAGTGCTCCTGCTGA